The Anas platyrhynchos isolate ZD024472 breed Pekin duck chromosome 31, IASCAAS_PekinDuck_T2T, whole genome shotgun sequence genome includes a window with the following:
- the LOC140000056 gene encoding uncharacterized protein isoform X1, with the protein MASGDVSPWVPLRLALAGAWHALRGRSLGQFPRVLRVLEAVGRAAPAALHFRHWARLRLGLQAAVVVRMLQEGQPDGRILDAIDSFFPEGDGAALAAYGHPSPQDLELVEGAQENFRQLVLELLGDSRRRAAYLEDAAGRDYGEPFLQALESLFHEFLLRLESALPPPDVTQLQEVVWGQSGPGPRPRELPILRRYLADVGHAHLALLPRPLRWSGRPLNPAPSSTSRPAKPRPGLRRLRPLHVRPLEFLGDVSSDSEAEEVPRRKARLLPLPRRAALLADADWEGDRDRHRAHRQGGAHQGARGGEGRDPPPAAAPHLQRQADERREDGGRLQDPGRLRPPSCPRPARGRGPAVRGWSPAQAPPPRHAPRGEGGSSSSWPRPL; encoded by the exons ATGGCGAGCGGTGACGTCAG CCCCTGGGTGCCCCTGCGGCTGGCGCTGGCGGGGGCCTGGCACGCGCTGCGGGGGCGGAGCCTGGGGCAGTTCCCGCGGGTGCTGCGGGTGCTGGAGGCCGTGGGGCGCGCGGCGCCGGCCGCCCTCCACTTCCGGCACTGGGCCCGCCTGCGCCTGGGCCTGCAGGCCGCA GTGGTGGTGCGgatgctgcaggaggggcagcCGGACGGCCGCATCCTGGACGCCATCGACTCCTTCTTCCCCGAGGGTGACGGCGCGGCGCTGGCGGCTTACGGCCACCCG agcccccaggaCCTGGAGCTGGTGGAGGGGGCGCAGGAGAATTTCCggcagctggtgctggagctgctgggggacaGCCGGCGGCGGGCGGCCTACCTGGAG GACGCGGCGGGCCGTGACTACGGGGAGCCGTTCCTGCAGGCGCTGGAGAGCCTCTTCCACGAGTTCCTGCTGCGCCTCGAGAGcgccctgcccccccccgacGTCACCCAG TTACAGGAAGTGGTGTGGGGCCAATCAGGGCCCGGGCCCCGCCCCCGGGAGCTGCCAATCCTGCGCCGGTACCTGGCGGACGTGGGCCACGCCCACCTCG CCTTGTTGCCCCGCCCCCTGCGCTGGAGCGGCCGCCCATTGAACCCCGCCCCCAG CTCCACCTCCAGGCCCGCCAAGCCCCGCCCCGGCCTCCGCAGGCTCCGCCCCCTCCACGTGAGGCCATTGG aATTCCTCGGTGACGTCAGCAGCGACTCGGAGGCAGAGGAGGTGCCACGCCGGAAG GCCCGCCTCCTGCCCCTCCCCCGCCGTGCTGCGCTGCTGGCAG ACGCTGACTGGGAAGGAGATCGAGATCGACATCGAGCCCACCGACAAG GTGGAGCGCATCAAGGAGCGcgtggaggagaaggaagggatccccccccagcagcagcgccTCATCTACAGCGGCAAGCAGAT GAACGACGAGAAGACGGCGGCCGACTACAAGATCCAGGGCGGCTCCGTCCTCCATCTTGTCCTCGCCCTGCGAGGGGGCGGGGCCCGGCGGTGAGGGGGTGGAGCCCGgcccaagccccgcccccccgccACGCCccgcggggggagggggggagctcctcctcctggccccgccccctctga
- the LOC140000056 gene encoding uncharacterized protein isoform X2, translating into MASGDVSPWVPLRLALAGAWHALRGRSLGQFPRVLRVLEAVGRAAPAALHFRHWARLRLGLQAAVVVRMLQEGQPDGRILDAIDSFFPEGDGAALAAYGHPSPQDLELVEGAQENFRQLVLELLGDSRRRAAYLEDAAGRDYGEPFLQALESLFHEFLLRLESALPPPDVTQLQEVVWGQSGPGPRPRELPILRRYLADVGHAHLALLPRPLRWSGRPLNPAPRPAKPRPGLRRLRPLHVRPLEFLGDVSSDSEAEEVPRRKARLLPLPRRAALLADADWEGDRDRHRAHRQGGAHQGARGGEGRDPPPAAAPHLQRQADERREDGGRLQDPGRLRPPSCPRPARGRGPAVRGWSPAQAPPPRHAPRGEGGSSSSWPRPL; encoded by the exons ATGGCGAGCGGTGACGTCAG CCCCTGGGTGCCCCTGCGGCTGGCGCTGGCGGGGGCCTGGCACGCGCTGCGGGGGCGGAGCCTGGGGCAGTTCCCGCGGGTGCTGCGGGTGCTGGAGGCCGTGGGGCGCGCGGCGCCGGCCGCCCTCCACTTCCGGCACTGGGCCCGCCTGCGCCTGGGCCTGCAGGCCGCA GTGGTGGTGCGgatgctgcaggaggggcagcCGGACGGCCGCATCCTGGACGCCATCGACTCCTTCTTCCCCGAGGGTGACGGCGCGGCGCTGGCGGCTTACGGCCACCCG agcccccaggaCCTGGAGCTGGTGGAGGGGGCGCAGGAGAATTTCCggcagctggtgctggagctgctgggggacaGCCGGCGGCGGGCGGCCTACCTGGAG GACGCGGCGGGCCGTGACTACGGGGAGCCGTTCCTGCAGGCGCTGGAGAGCCTCTTCCACGAGTTCCTGCTGCGCCTCGAGAGcgccctgcccccccccgacGTCACCCAG TTACAGGAAGTGGTGTGGGGCCAATCAGGGCCCGGGCCCCGCCCCCGGGAGCTGCCAATCCTGCGCCGGTACCTGGCGGACGTGGGCCACGCCCACCTCG CCTTGTTGCCCCGCCCCCTGCGCTGGAGCGGCCGCCCATTGAACCCCGCCCCCAG GCCCGCCAAGCCCCGCCCCGGCCTCCGCAGGCTCCGCCCCCTCCACGTGAGGCCATTGG aATTCCTCGGTGACGTCAGCAGCGACTCGGAGGCAGAGGAGGTGCCACGCCGGAAG GCCCGCCTCCTGCCCCTCCCCCGCCGTGCTGCGCTGCTGGCAG ACGCTGACTGGGAAGGAGATCGAGATCGACATCGAGCCCACCGACAAG GTGGAGCGCATCAAGGAGCGcgtggaggagaaggaagggatccccccccagcagcagcgccTCATCTACAGCGGCAAGCAGAT GAACGACGAGAAGACGGCGGCCGACTACAAGATCCAGGGCGGCTCCGTCCTCCATCTTGTCCTCGCCCTGCGAGGGGGCGGGGCCCGGCGGTGAGGGGGTGGAGCCCGgcccaagccccgcccccccgccACGCCccgcggggggagggggggagctcctcctcctggccccgccccctctga
- the LOC140000056 gene encoding ubiquitin-like protein NEDD8 isoform X3, translating into MLIKVKTLTGKEIEIDIEPTDKVERIKERVEEKEGIPPQQQRLIYSGKQMNDEKTAADYKIQGGSVLHLVLALRGGGARR; encoded by the exons ATGCTGATCAAAGTGAAG ACGCTGACTGGGAAGGAGATCGAGATCGACATCGAGCCCACCGACAAG GTGGAGCGCATCAAGGAGCGcgtggaggagaaggaagggatccccccccagcagcagcgccTCATCTACAGCGGCAAGCAGAT GAACGACGAGAAGACGGCGGCCGACTACAAGATCCAGGGCGGCTCCGTCCTCCATCTTGTCCTCGCCCTGCGAGGGGGCGGGGCCCGGCGGTGA
- the TGM1 gene encoding protein-glutamine gamma-glutamyltransferase K, whose amino-acid sequence MPDADPRLDPGRWAAASFRPRGAPSAPAPRPRRGFWRRLGGCCGCCGCCRRGNEDWEPPPGEVPGRRPPQPIRPGLLAPRGLVVGSAANRAAHHTAEFACPHLVVRRGQPFDLRVLLPRPFDPEDDSLCVELTLGPNPQVAKGTHVLIPLGETSATGWTAEEEDPGEGAEPPGGPSLRLRVTAPPDAPIGRYRLSVKTRTGVGEYAAPFEDANDVIVLFNPWCPDDNVYMEKTSDLNEYVLNETGRIFYGTEDQIAERSWNYGQFDAGVLEACLYILDRRGMPHSARGDPVMVSRVVSAMVNSLDDNGVLVGNWTGDYAQGTNPSAWAGSVDILRAYHRGGAPVRFGQCWVFAGVMTTVLRCLGLPTRTVTNYNSAHDTDVSLTTDIYFDENMRPMERLNTDSVWNFHVWNDCWMKRPDLPDGYDGWQVVDATPQETSSGLFCCGPCSVTAVKNGEVFLKYDTPFVFAEVNSDKVYWQRQPNGAFSVVHVEEGAIGRRISTLGAGSGARIDITHQYKHPEGSEEERRAVSTATSHGSRPRTRGTPSTGEVTVTVGAGPAVAGAELELRVVARNQGAEPRTLRLRLALAPVRYTGVSGPPFRQEQHRRAVPPGQEETVTMTVGYAEYGPHVGDQDALKLSVAGAVEETGQVVAKELRVRMQAPDLTLTLLAPAVVGQEVPVQVVFQNPLPRALTGAVLRMEGAGLSCPQAVNVGTVEAGQTLRLRQPVVPLRPGRRRLVAAMESTQLGPVHGTLQFDAAPDPTGSTGNAGSAAEPPPRTRRGRRRRARPAGTTGG is encoded by the exons ATGCCGGACGCTGACCCCCGCCTGGACCCGGGCCGCTGGGCGGCCGCCAGCTTCCGCCCGCGGGGGGCACCCTCGGCCcctgccccccggccccgccggggCTTCTGGCGCCGCCTCGGGGGGTGCTGCGGGTGCTGCGGGTGCTGCCGGAGGGGCAACGAGGactgggagcccccccccggggaggTGCCAGGGCGGCgacccccccagcccatccGGCCAG GCCTGTTGGCTCCCCGGGGCCTGGTGGTGGGCTCGGCGGCCAACCGGGCGGCCCACCACACGGCCGAGTTCGCCTGCCCCCACCTGGTGGTGCGCCGGGGGCAGCCCTTCGACCTCCGCGTCCTCCTGCCGCGGCCCTTCGACCCCGAGGACGACAGCCTCTGCGTGGAGCTCACCCTCG GCCCCAACCCGCAGGTGGCCAAGGGCACCCACGTCCTCATCCCGCTGGGCGAGACCTCGGCCACCGGCTGgacggcggaggaggaggacccgggggagggggcggagCCTCCCGGGGGCCCCTCCCTCCGCCTCCGCGTCACCGCCCCGCCCGACGCCCCCATTGGCCGCTACCGCCTGAGCGTCAAGACCCGCACGGGGGTGGGCGAGTACGCGGCCCCCTTCGAGGACGCCAACGACGTCATCGTCCTCTTCAACCCCTGGTGCCCCG ATGACAACGTCTACATGGAGAAGACGAGCGACCTTAACGAGTATGTCCTTAACGAGACGGGGCGCATCTTCTACGGCACCGAGGACCAGATCGCCGAGCGCTCCTGGAACTACGGGCAG TTCGACGCGGGGGTGCTGGAGGCCTGCCTCTACATCCTGGACCGCCGCGGGATGCCCCACAGCGCCCGGGGGGACCCCGTCATGGTGTCCCGCGTCGTCTCTGCCATG GTGAACTCCCTGGACGATAACGGGGTGCTGGTGGGCAACTGGACGGGCGACTACGCGCAGGGCACCAACCCCTCGGCCTGGGCCGGCTCGGTGGACATCTTGCGGGCCTACCACCGCGGCGGCGCCCCCGTGCGCTTCGGCCAGTGCTGGGTGTTCGCCGGCGTCATGACGACCG TGCTgcggtgcctggggctgcccaccCGCACCGTCACCAACTACAACTCGGCCCACGACACCGACGTCTCCCTCACCACCGACATCTACTTCGACGAGAACATGCGGCCCATGGAGCGCCTCAACACCGACTCCGTCTg GAACTTCCACGTGTGGAATGACTGCTGGATGAAGCGCCCCGACCTCCCCGATGGCTATGACGGGTGGCAGGTGGTCGATGCCACCCCGCAGGAGACCAGCAGCg GGCTCTTCTGCTGCGGGCCCTGCTCGGTGACGGCGGTGAAGAACGGCGAGGTCTTCCTCAAGTACGACACGCCGTTCGTCTTCGCTGAG GTGAACAGCGACAAGGTGTACTGGCAGCGCCAGCCCAACGGGGCCTTCTCAGTGGTGCACGTGGAGGAAGGCGCCATCGGGCGCCGCATCAGCACCCTGGGGGCGGGCTCGGGGGCCCGCATCGACATCACCCACCAGTACAAGCACCCCGAGG GCTCGGAGGAGGAGCGCCGCGCCGTCTCCACCGCCACCTCCCACGGCTCCCGACCCCGCACCCGGGGGACCCCGTCCACCGGGGAGGTGACGGTGACGGtgggggcggggccggcggtGGCGGGGGCGGAGCTCGAGCTGCGAGTGGTGGCCCGAAACCAGGGGGCGGAGCCTCGGACGCTCCGCCTCCGCCTGGCCCTCGCCCCCGTCCGCTACACCGGGGTGTCTGGGCCCCCCTTCCGCCAGGAGCAGCACCGGCGCGCTGTGCCCCCGGGGCAAG AGGAGACGGTGACGATGACGGTGGGCTACGCGGAGTACGGCCCCCACGTGGGCGACCAGGACGCGCTGAAGCTGTCGGTGGCGGGGGCGGTGGAGGAGACCGGGCAGGTGGTGGCCAAGGAGCTGCGCGTGCGGATGCAGGCGCCCGACCTCACGCTCACG CTGCTGGCGCCGGCGGTGGTGGGCCAGGAGGTGCCGGTGCAGGTGGTCTTCCAGAACCCGCTGCCGAGGGCGCTGACGGGCGCCGTGCTGCGCATGGAGGGCGCGGGGCTGTCCTGCCCACAGGCCGTCAACgtggg GACGGTGGAGGCGGGACAGACCCTGCGGCTCCGGCAGCCGGTGGTGCCGCTGCGCCCGGGGCGCCGGCGCCTGGTGGCGGCCATGGAGAGCACCCAACTGGGCCCCGTGCACGGCACCCTCCAGTTCGACGCCGCCCCCGACcctactgggagcactgggaacgCTGGGAGCGCCGCCGAGCCCCCGCCCCGTACCCGCCGGGGACGGCGCCGCCGGGCGCGCCCCGCCGGGACCACCggggggtga